The genomic region GTGCATAGCGCAACTAGCAGTGTGAGGACGGTGAGTGATTTTTTCATTTGTTCGTTAACTAGACGATATATCAAAGTTAAACATTGGTTACCGAATAAAAAAATTTATTCATCGAATTTTTGTAGGAGAATGCGAAAAGAAAAAATCCCCGCAAGCATCACTGCAGCGGGGATTTACACCTAACCAATGAAAAAAATTATTTGTTGACTTGTATCTTTTTTAAAAACTAAAAGCAAGAGCTACGTTACCACCTATCGACCATGGGCGAACATCTACATGAGTTTCTTTTGTCGCAGATGAAGTAACTGCCCTGCGGTAGTTAAATCCGGCTAAAGCGCGCCAGTTTTTGCTGATATTGTAATGCAAACCTGCATTAGCCGAAACCATCACGTAGTTTTGGAAGTAGTTTGTGTTTGAACTGCTTGATGGAATGAATGCATTGCCAAATTGGGGTTCGTATAAATAATAATTGTAGTTATTAAGTATGTTGTAGGCTGCACCCGCAGATACGTTGAAACCCCAGTATTTGTTTATGTCTTGCATAAAACCAACTTCAAGCGGAATTTGTATGTAATTGTAGCTGTTTTGATGCGCAGTTGTAGTACCTACTGCAACGCTATCAACTTTATTTCCATATATGGGATCGTTTTGGTTACCTTGCTGGTTCTTGCGACGGTGTATATCGTATTTTACTATTTCAGTGGTGTTGTAAATATTTACCCCTGATTTGATAAATACGTTTTTCGATACCATGTAGCCCATTTGTATGCCATAAGTAGTGGCGATACCGCTATGCTCATACTTGTTGCGCTCAGCGGCTGAGGCCCAACCAAATGTTGGTTTTACATCGGTTGCTGTACGGTTGTTTTGTGCATAACCATATACAGCGCCAATAAACCATTTGTTATATTTTGCTTTGGTATCTTTATCAGTGGTGTTGCCTTTACCCTTTTCAGTGTCCTTTTCTTCAAGATTCTCCTCTGTTTCAGCAGCAGGTGTAGTTGGTTCTTCAATAGTGCTGTTATTGTCATCAACTATTGGTGCTTGAGTGTTTTCAGGAGCTAAAGGTTCTTGTTGGGTTTCAACAGGTGCTGCCTCAACAGTGGTGGGTCGGTCTTCAGTTGTCGCAGGTACAACGGCAGGAGAATTTTCTGCTGCGGGTGTTGTATTGCGGGGAATTGAGTTTCCGTTATTCCTACCATTGTTTCTTCCGTTGCCGGTTCCGTTCGATGTAGTAGCATCGTAAGTAATAGGCGCAGGTGTTGCAACATC from Bacteroidota bacterium harbors:
- the cwsA gene encoding cell wall synthesis protein CwsA, yielding MKIVNLNEYSEGEGLKNKLRQRIDNFEPELSDSLWDRIHHEMDQKETQRKKRFLWWFSSVAVVVLASGIVTFTLVNNNEQPQMAQQPAVISSPAPAQSEAGNTQVPQETAAPATTDVATPAPITYDATTSNGTGNGRNNGRNNGNSIPRNTTPAAENSPAVVPATTEDRPTTVEAAPVETQQEPLAPENTQAPIVDDNNSTIEEPTTPAAETEENLEEKDTEKGKGNTTDKDTKAKYNKWFIGAVYGYAQNNRTATDVKPTFGWASAAERNKYEHSGIATTYGIQMGYMVSKNVFIKSGVNIYNTTEIVKYDIHRRKNQQGNQNDPIYGNKVDSVAVGTTTAHQNSYNYIQIPLEVGFMQDINKYWGFNVSAGAAYNILNNYNYYLYEPQFGNAFIPSSSSNTNYFQNYVMVSANAGLHYNISKNWRALAGFNYRRAVTSSATKETHVDVRPWSIGGNVALAFSF